A window of the Methyloprofundus sp. genome harbors these coding sequences:
- a CDS encoding transposase, IS66 family, whose amino-acid sequence MTSADISNKKQQDKACSLLPEGIALLFEKDQTIDELTRVVEIKSGVISEQQKRIRILEEALRLSKIKRFAPSSEQSHQTSLFDEAENEVDGNEESEGADEALADENQASSTDTKKKPGRKPFSDKLPREQVFIRLTEAEKEGAIDTFFTKVKEELDIIPAKVRVLEYMQEKAVFVDRIDGEKQRRLTAAKMPGHPIVGAMGSISLMCFIIIAKYADGLPLYRQEGILSRYGGELSRATLANWVIALAKQLQPLINLMREHQQLGTVIQADETRVQVLKEPGRSASSDKYMWVTLGGPPGEKSILFEYDPSRSGEVPLRLLDGYGGYLQTDGYAGYNAACLKNGMTQLGCWDHARRYFKEAHNAQPKAKKGKNNKPSKAGKVLSLINKLYVIERGIKTLSVNEKYLQRQQKSIPVLNQLKAYLEDNRHKVPKDSLTGKAMTYLSNQWDKLNVYCSNGELNISNILAENAIRPFVIGRKAWLFSDTPAGAHASAVHYSLIETAKANGLEPYEYLKQVLTALPHADTVDKVEALLPWNIKKPSISE is encoded by the coding sequence ATGACTTCAGCCGATATTTCAAATAAAAAACAACAAGATAAAGCCTGTTCTTTGCTGCCGGAAGGCATTGCTTTGTTGTTTGAAAAAGATCAGACCATTGATGAATTGACGCGTGTTGTCGAGATCAAATCCGGTGTCATTTCCGAACAGCAAAAGCGCATACGCATTCTGGAAGAAGCACTTCGCTTATCCAAAATAAAACGTTTTGCCCCCTCTAGTGAACAATCTCACCAAACTTCTTTATTTGATGAGGCAGAGAATGAAGTGGATGGTAATGAGGAATCAGAGGGAGCGGATGAAGCTCTTGCCGATGAGAATCAGGCAAGTTCGACGGATACCAAGAAAAAGCCGGGGCGCAAACCCTTTTCAGATAAATTGCCGCGCGAGCAAGTTTTCATTCGTTTGACGGAGGCAGAAAAAGAAGGTGCCATTGATACTTTCTTCACCAAGGTGAAAGAAGAGCTGGATATTATTCCTGCCAAAGTACGGGTGCTTGAATACATGCAGGAAAAAGCTGTTTTTGTCGACCGGATTGACGGTGAAAAACAGCGTCGGCTTACAGCAGCGAAAATGCCGGGGCATCCTATTGTCGGAGCAATGGGAAGTATCAGCTTGATGTGCTTCATCATTATTGCCAAATATGCAGATGGCTTGCCCTTGTATCGTCAGGAAGGGATTTTATCGCGTTATGGCGGTGAACTTTCCAGAGCAACATTGGCCAACTGGGTCATTGCTCTCGCCAAACAGCTTCAGCCTCTGATCAACCTGATGCGAGAGCATCAACAGCTGGGAACCGTCATACAGGCCGATGAAACCCGAGTTCAGGTCTTAAAGGAACCGGGGCGATCGGCAAGCTCGGATAAATATATGTGGGTCACGCTGGGCGGGCCGCCGGGCGAAAAAAGCATCCTGTTTGAATACGATCCATCTCGGAGTGGTGAGGTGCCTCTGCGCCTGCTGGATGGCTATGGCGGCTACCTGCAAACCGACGGCTATGCAGGATACAATGCCGCATGCCTAAAAAATGGCATGACTCAATTGGGATGCTGGGATCATGCGCGTCGTTATTTTAAAGAAGCGCATAATGCACAACCCAAAGCCAAGAAGGGCAAAAACAACAAGCCCTCAAAAGCAGGCAAAGTACTGAGCCTGATTAATAAACTGTACGTGATTGAACGAGGAATCAAAACACTTTCAGTGAATGAAAAGTATCTGCAGCGTCAACAGAAAAGCATCCCGGTACTAAATCAGCTTAAAGCCTATCTGGAAGATAACCGGCATAAAGTGCCTAAAGACAGCCTGACAGGCAAGGCAATGACTTATCTTAGCAACCAGTGGGATAAGCTTAATGTGTATTGCAGCAATGGGGAGCTCAACATAAGCAATATTCTGGCGGAAAATGCGATTCGACCCTTTGTAATAGGGCGCAAAGCCTGGTTATTTTCTGATACACCTGCGGGGGCTCATGCCAGTGCCGTACATTACAGCCTGATAGAAACGGCCAAAGCAAACGGATTGGAGCCTTATGAATATCTTAAGCAGGTACTCACCGCTTTACCCCATGCTGATACGGTTGATAAAGTGGAGGCCTTGCTGCCTTGGAACATTAAAAAACCTAGCATTTCTGAATAG
- a CDS encoding transposase, ISNCY family codes for MTHLFHQIFATKNLMRNVISSQLEFGQIDIAHINIDVTSRDDIPLILLGLQHIYTTASLKKAVFKILQEIIPHKGKKESDETEAVSANKGRPGMEQWSILVLGTLRLALNTDYDRIQELANQHRTLRMMLGLGDFDDKSYRLQTLKDNLKLFTPDIMERINLEVIRAGHQLLGLNESTSIQGRCDSFVLKTDVHFPTDINLLHDAIRVLVRQCLYWSKDYYLPDWRQHKHNLARFKKQYRKIQRLRHSTSRDETKKQLKADEIIKAHRLYIDLAQVFLDRAIVSYDLLKGTHAVSEILLEDMKTFRLHGERQINQIRRRVIEGEKIPHDEKVFSLFQPHTEWIKKGKAGIPVELGVRVCILEDDHGFILHHKVMQKETDDKIAVEMVKATQEKFPKLNACSFDKGFHSKANQSGLKEILDQVTLPKKGKLSVADKEHEYAEEFKQAKKKHSAVESAINALQVHGLSKCRDHGIEAFERYAALAILAGNIQQVGAIKRTIERKRLMKQNRKAA; via the coding sequence ATGACACACTTATTTCATCAAATCTTCGCCACCAAAAATCTCATGAGAAACGTCATTTCTTCACAGTTGGAATTCGGGCAAATTGATATTGCTCATATCAATATTGACGTGACATCACGTGATGATATTCCACTCATTTTGCTTGGATTGCAGCATATCTATACGACGGCCTCTCTAAAAAAAGCCGTTTTCAAAATATTGCAGGAGATCATTCCTCACAAAGGCAAAAAAGAGAGCGATGAAACGGAGGCGGTATCTGCTAATAAAGGTCGTCCCGGCATGGAGCAATGGAGCATTCTAGTTTTGGGTACCCTGCGTTTGGCTCTCAATACCGACTATGATCGCATACAGGAACTGGCCAACCAACATAGAACCCTCAGGATGATGCTGGGGTTGGGTGATTTTGACGATAAAAGCTATCGACTGCAAACTCTGAAAGATAATTTGAAATTATTTACCCCCGACATCATGGAGCGCATTAATCTGGAAGTCATTCGAGCCGGGCATCAATTGCTTGGTTTAAACGAAAGTACTTCGATTCAAGGGCGCTGTGATTCATTTGTCCTCAAAACGGATGTCCACTTCCCGACAGACATCAATTTGCTGCATGATGCAATCAGGGTATTGGTGCGCCAGTGCCTTTATTGGAGCAAGGATTATTATCTGCCGGATTGGCGGCAGCATAAACATAACTTGGCCCGGTTCAAGAAACAGTATCGAAAAATACAAAGACTGCGCCACTCCACCTCTCGGGACGAAACTAAAAAACAGCTCAAAGCGGATGAGATTATTAAAGCACACCGGCTTTATATTGACTTGGCGCAGGTATTCCTGGATCGGGCCATTGTCAGTTATGACTTATTAAAAGGAACCCATGCAGTTTCCGAGATTTTGCTTGAGGACATGAAAACGTTCCGTTTGCACGGGGAGCGTCAAATCAACCAAATCAGACGACGCGTCATTGAGGGAGAAAAAATCCCTCATGATGAAAAGGTATTTTCATTATTTCAGCCGCATACCGAATGGATCAAAAAAGGCAAGGCAGGTATCCCTGTTGAATTGGGTGTACGCGTTTGCATCCTGGAAGACGATCATGGCTTCATCCTTCATCATAAGGTCATGCAAAAAGAAACCGATGACAAAATAGCCGTCGAGATGGTCAAGGCAACACAAGAAAAATTTCCCAAACTGAATGCATGCAGTTTTGATAAAGGGTTTCACAGCAAAGCCAACCAAAGTGGCCTGAAGGAAATATTGGATCAGGTTACTTTGCCGAAAAAAGGCAAGCTATCCGTTGCAGATAAAGAACATGAATATGCCGAAGAATTCAAGCAGGCCAAAAAGAAACATTCTGCGGTCGAATCGGCCATTAATGCATTGCAGGTTCATGGATTGAGCAAATGTCGTGACCATGGTATCGAGGCATTTGAACGCTATGCGGCACTCGCCATTTTAGCTGGAAACATTCAGCAAGTGGGAGCAATCAAACGCACCATTGAAAGGAAGCGACTGATGAAACAAAACAGGAAAGCGGCTTAA
- a CDS encoding transposase, IS66 family, translating into MTAVVMRPSLSLTEVYLYRQPVDFRKSHRGLSAIVECELGHNPFEGHLYAFTNKRRNKIKCLFWEDNGFVLYYKSLAEEKFKWPKGDEETLTLTGQQLNWLLDGFDISAMQGHKKLQYESVF; encoded by the coding sequence ATGACGGCTGTTGTCATGCGTCCCTCTCTGTCTTTAACGGAGGTGTACCTGTATCGGCAACCCGTTGATTTTCGCAAGTCGCATCGAGGGCTATCGGCTATTGTTGAGTGCGAGTTAGGGCATAATCCTTTTGAAGGGCATTTGTATGCCTTTACCAATAAACGGCGGAACAAGATCAAATGTTTGTTCTGGGAAGATAATGGTTTTGTACTGTATTACAAGTCATTGGCAGAAGAAAAATTCAAGTGGCCCAAAGGTGATGAGGAGACGCTCACTTTAACGGGACAACAGTTGAATTGGTTACTTGACGGCTTTGATATCAGCGCAATGCAAGGCCATAAAAAACTCCAATATGAGTCTGTTTTTTAA
- a CDS encoding protein Tex: protein MDVIQKIAELLAVPESQVNAAVTLLDEGATVPFIARYRKEVTGGLDDIQLRLLEERLVYLRELNTRRVTILESIAAQDKLTPALELAIKEAETKTRLEDLYLPYKPKRRTKAQIAREAGLEPLADTIFDNRNCTPEQEAAAYINADKAINDVTAALDGARQIIMERIAEDAELVSTLRERIWQKGIMHAVVAKGKEIEAAKFKDYFDYQEAINKIPSHRALALFRGRNENLLTVNLLPGAVEKEEHHLCTQVVARHIQVTDTSKPADAWLAECARFAWKVKLFTRIDLDLKQQLRETAETEAIKVFANNLKDLLLAAPAGAKVTLGLDPGIRTGVKVAVVDPTGKLLATDTIYPHAPRNQWDASIASIAKLIQQYDVTLVSIGNGTGSRETDQMMTDLMKRHKDLKFNKIIVSEAGASVYSASELASREFPDIDVSLRGAVSIARRLQDPLAELVKIEPKAIGVGQYQHDVNQVQLVRGLDAVIEDCVNAVGVDVNMASAELLKQVSGLSSTISHNIVAFRDAEGAFVNRKQLKKVPRLGPKAYEQAAGFLRIMQGDNPLDSSSVHPEAYPVIKDIVSKTGKSVDELVGKSAFLQSLNAADYTNDNFGLPTVTDILQELEKPGRDPRPEFKSATFKEGIEKITDLQAGMLLEGVVTNVANFGAFVDIGVHQDGLVHISHLADVFVKDPRDVVKTGEMVKVKVIEVDVARKRIALSMKKDVRVEKSAPHTKTAEHQPKKYARKVPQAVVPPAGSMADALTKALKR from the coding sequence ATGGACGTTATCCAAAAAATTGCCGAGCTATTAGCTGTCCCTGAAAGCCAAGTTAATGCCGCTGTTACCCTCTTAGACGAAGGGGCGACCGTGCCTTTTATTGCTCGTTATCGTAAAGAAGTCACAGGCGGGCTTGATGATATTCAGTTGCGGCTGCTAGAGGAGCGTTTAGTTTACTTGCGTGAATTAAATACGCGCCGTGTCACTATTTTAGAAAGTATTGCTGCACAAGATAAGCTTACCCCAGCATTGGAACTTGCTATTAAAGAGGCGGAGACCAAGACACGTTTGGAAGATTTATATTTACCCTATAAACCCAAACGGCGTACTAAAGCGCAGATTGCACGTGAAGCAGGTTTGGAGCCTTTAGCAGATACCATTTTTGATAATAGAAATTGTACGCCTGAGCAAGAAGCGGCTGCTTATATTAATGCCGATAAAGCCATTAATGATGTCACTGCCGCACTGGATGGTGCGCGGCAAATTATTATGGAACGTATTGCCGAGGATGCTGAATTAGTCAGTACTTTACGCGAACGTATTTGGCAGAAAGGCATTATGCATGCTGTGGTTGCTAAAGGTAAAGAGATCGAAGCTGCCAAGTTTAAGGATTATTTTGACTATCAGGAAGCGATCAATAAAATCCCTTCGCATCGTGCATTGGCTTTATTTCGGGGGCGTAATGAGAATTTATTAACAGTGAATTTGTTGCCTGGTGCTGTTGAAAAAGAGGAGCATCACCTCTGTACTCAGGTTGTTGCTCGACATATACAAGTCACCGATACCAGCAAACCTGCTGATGCTTGGCTAGCTGAATGTGCGCGCTTTGCTTGGAAAGTAAAACTGTTTACGCGTATTGATTTGGATTTAAAACAGCAGTTACGTGAAACTGCCGAAACGGAAGCGATTAAGGTTTTTGCTAATAACCTGAAGGATTTATTGCTGGCTGCACCAGCAGGAGCCAAAGTAACCTTAGGCTTAGATCCAGGTATTCGTACTGGCGTAAAAGTGGCGGTGGTCGACCCGACTGGTAAATTATTAGCCACTGATACCATTTATCCACATGCCCCTAGAAATCAATGGGATGCCTCCATTGCGAGTATTGCCAAGCTTATTCAACAATACGATGTAACTTTAGTGAGCATTGGTAATGGCACAGGTTCGCGTGAAACCGACCAAATGATGACCGACTTAATGAAGCGGCATAAAGATTTAAAATTTAATAAAATTATAGTCTCTGAAGCAGGTGCTTCGGTTTATTCTGCTTCTGAATTAGCTTCACGTGAATTTCCTGATATTGATGTTTCACTACGCGGAGCAGTTTCTATTGCCCGCCGTTTACAAGACCCTTTGGCGGAATTGGTTAAAATAGAACCAAAAGCAATCGGTGTTGGCCAGTATCAACATGATGTTAATCAAGTGCAATTGGTACGTGGGCTAGATGCAGTGATTGAAGATTGTGTGAATGCTGTGGGCGTTGATGTCAATATGGCTTCGGCGGAATTACTGAAACAAGTTTCAGGTTTATCCAGCACCATTAGCCATAATATTGTCGCCTTTCGTGATGCGGAAGGTGCTTTTGTCAACCGCAAACAATTAAAGAAAGTGCCACGTTTAGGCCCGAAAGCGTATGAGCAAGCCGCTGGTTTTTTACGTATTATGCAGGGTGACAATCCGTTAGACTCCTCTTCAGTACACCCAGAAGCTTACCCTGTCATTAAAGACATCGTTAGCAAAACAGGTAAATCGGTAGATGAACTAGTTGGTAAAAGTGCCTTTTTGCAGAGTTTAAATGCGGCTGATTATACCAACGACAACTTTGGTTTACCGACAGTGACCGATATTTTACAAGAACTAGAAAAGCCTGGTCGAGATCCGCGCCCTGAATTCAAAAGCGCGACTTTTAAAGAAGGCATAGAAAAAATCACCGACTTACAAGCAGGCATGCTATTAGAAGGCGTAGTCACCAATGTTGCCAATTTTGGTGCCTTTGTTGATATTGGCGTGCATCAAGATGGTTTGGTACATATTTCCCATTTGGCCGATGTTTTTGTCAAAGACCCGCGTGATGTGGTAAAAACGGGCGAAATGGTCAAAGTTAAAGTGATTGAAGTGGATGTAGCACGTAAGCGTATTGCCTTATCGATGAAAAAGGATGTGCGGGTGGAAAAGAGTGCCCCGCATACTAAAACAGCCGAACATCAGCCTAAGAAATATGCTCGTAAAGTACCGCAGGCTGTAGTGCCGCCAGCAGGGTCTATGGCCGACGCCTTGACCAAAGCGTTAAAAAGATAA